One Solanum pennellii chromosome 10, SPENNV200 genomic region harbors:
- the LOC107002123 gene encoding transcription factor bHLH162-like, which yields MERRMKSKLPPAGPKMERKYVEKNRRNYMKKLYNQLHSLIPKSKETIMTVPDQIDAAVNYIENLKMNLEMNNKYFEELKMGLNKAQSLNSTNEPGPITKSQPQIEFHEMGPNMVVVLITSLNNIATFINIIRLCYVEGVEVVSTRFELNGNSTLQISHETTKINRSSTMELIGTNLCDKMKELIYGPSYMESQLHLWDYKIEFDTLEYYLLPTRSQNQNMYSYMQN from the exons ATGGAAAGGCGTATGAAGTCGAAATTACCTCCGGCCGGTccaaaaatggaaagaaaataTGTGGAGAAAAATAGAAGGAATTATATGAAGAAACTCTATAATCAACTTCATTCCTTGATCCCTAAGTCTAAG GAAACAATAATGACAGTGCCAGATCAAATAGATGCAGCAGTGAATTACATAGAAAACTTGAAAATGAATTTGGAGATGAACAATAAGTACTTCGAAGAATTGAAAATGGGCCTAAATAAGGCCCAATCACTCAATTCAACTAATGAGCCCGGCCCAATCACAAAGTCACAACCTCAGATTGAATTCCATGAAATGGGCCCAAACATGGTCGTTGTTTTAATAACTAGCCTTAACAATATAGCCACTTTTATTAACATCATTCGATTATGCTATGTGGAAGGTGTTGAAGTTGTGTCTACAAGATTTGAACTCAATGGAAACTCAACACTACAAATTTCTCATGAAACAACTAAG ATTAATAGAAGCTCAACGATGGAATTAATAGGTACAAATTTGTGTGATAAGATGAAGGAGTTAATTTATGGACCCTCTTATATGGAATCTCAATTACATTTGTGGGACtacaaaattgaatttgatACATTGGAGTACTACTTATTACCAACAAGAAGTCAAAATCAAAACATGTATAGTTACAtgcaaaattaa
- the LOC107002017 gene encoding uncharacterized protein LOC107002017, translating into MEGCRRSSSAPVGVKLERKDVEKNRRNYMKNLCNQLFSLIPSTHHSQETMGLQDKIKSSEIKLEKKKIHLEELSRMSGRKRPKSANSTNGPSPSTESSSSPQIQFHEMGPNMVVVLINGLYNIATFNNIIRLCHDEGVEVVYTNFTLNGNSMLQISHETKINMSSTMELRAANLCDKLKELLHGKSHDNELESQLYLWDYIVEYELLKGYDVEFLPSTSHNPNMYN; encoded by the exons ATGGAAGGTTGCCGGAGGTCAAGTTCAGCTCCGGTAGGGgtaaaattggaaagaaaagaTGTGGAGAAAAATAGAAGGAATTATATGAAGAATCTATGCAATCAACTTTTTTCATTGATCCCTTCTACTCATCACTCTCAG GAAACAATGGGATTGCAAGATAAAATCAAAAGTTCAgaaattaaattggaaaaaaaaaagatacactTGGAAGAATTAAGTAGGATGAGTGGTAGAAAGAGGCCCAAATCAGCCAATTCAACTAATGGGCCTAGCCCAAGTACAGAGTCATCATCATCACCTCAGATCCAATTCCATGAAATGGGCCCAAATATGGTTGTTGTTTTAATAAATGGCCTTTATAATATAGCCACTTTTAATAACATCATTAGATTGTGCCATGATGAAGGTGTTGAAGTTGTGTATACAAACTTTACACTAAATGGAAACTCTATGCTGCAAATTTCTCATGAAACTAAG aTCAACATGAGTTCAACAATGGAATTGAGAGCTGCAAATTTATGTGATAAGCTGAAGGAATTACTTCATGGAAAATCACATGACAATGAATTGGAATCCCAATTATATTTATGGGATTATATAgttgaatatgaattattaaaagGTTATGACGTAGAATTTCTACCATCAACAAGTCATAATCCAAATATGTACAAttaa